A region of Panicum virgatum strain AP13 chromosome 8N, P.virgatum_v5, whole genome shotgun sequence DNA encodes the following proteins:
- the LOC120684936 gene encoding uncharacterized protein LOC120684936 gives MAVPNYTYHKLKLLGPNGVVTVSGSFEQAYANSREHFDLATTSANSAELSQLRATTAECHPNLGKPSQEPTFVSTEETKSVVVNDADPSKIVRGGSQLSAK, from the coding sequence atggcggtgcccaactacacctaccacAAGCTGAAGCTGTTGGGTCCAAATGGAGTCGTCACCGTGAGCGGCTCCTTCGAGCAGGCCTACGCCAACAGTCGCGAGCACTTCGACCTCGCCACCACCTCCGCGAATTCGGCGGAGCTCAGCCAGcttcgcgccaccaccgccgagtGTCATCCTAACCTTGGTAAGCCCAGCCAGGAACCGACTTTTGTCTCGACTGAAGAGACCAAGTCAGTCGTGGTCAACGACGCCGACCCATCCAAGATAGTGCGGGGCGGCTCCCAGCTGTCGGCCAAATAG
- the LOC120684937 gene encoding uncharacterized protein LOC120684937, whose amino-acid sequence MDAYCREIRKLEGKFYGLEFHHVPRDDNVAADVLSKLGSKRSIVPPGVFIQALNSPTVKIEEEPPTKLDLVPSIGQQVLTLDTDWRSPIIDFIKNNKSYPKGNEQQKLAADPATTSL is encoded by the coding sequence atggacgctTATTGCAGGGAGATCAGGAAGCTTGAAGGCAAATTCTATGGTCTGGAGTTCCACCACGTCCCCAGGGACGACAATGTGGCAGCAGACGTTCTATCCAAGCTCGGATCCAAGCGATCGATCGTACCACCCGGCGTGTTCATTCAAGCACTCAACAGCCCGACAGTGAAGATTGAAGAGGAACCTCCCACAAAGCTCGACTTGGTCCCGTCCATAGGGCAGCAGGTTCTGACTCTCGACACCGATTGGCGCTCTCCcattatcgacttcatcaagaacaACAAAAGCTACCCAAAGGGAAATGAGCAACAGAAGCTTGCTGCCGATCCAGCAACTACATCGTTATAG